One genomic window of Arachis hypogaea cultivar Tifrunner chromosome 8, arahy.Tifrunner.gnm2.J5K5, whole genome shotgun sequence includes the following:
- the LOC112705622 gene encoding protein IQ-DOMAIN 32: protein MGRPASCFKLIICGGDAAEKDGYQVAQIKDSNDKRGWSFRKKSVTAKQRVLSNTVTADSSSANKESSQCNSFNFEPNVVDKVYTTNNSDKKPNLSSIESSETNVIEAESKKDVNPPESAVITIQAAIRGLLAQRDLMQIKNLVKLQAAVRGHLVRSHAVGTLRCVQAIAKMQLLVRARRAQQSQENQSHMSKSNVMDASIEKLLSSRFARQLLESTPKNKPIHVKCDPSKADSAWKWLERWMSMSSKYTSDDKKTSSLTEESEVYPQTADTKPSVEDSILPSRDEKKPITHDANNFSFQAIRSPSPSKKAVEFGAKVASAEIGSFKDEKSASDVSARPEVKSLPQKPEIDGEPRKRSMKRYASDQLEAERNKSGHGSRKVSNPAFIAAQSKFEELSSMINSGRTSSFSDQTAAVESEADTSSVNMDMAYRSKELSENSGPFFSKLGGSQCGTKLSISSTLDTPNVSEVGPIEDDQDAKDLEGVGNLDKKTNLDVDTDIPGAIPSSHLATAVMDQTETVDEINGIMVHSSVAVDSEEPVSKTEKNASDVQRDQNEDPLQGFRSSREASPKTHTKVPESQETPSSQLSMKPKDGKDKSRSNSKLGTPPVVNKSPVNGNHDSSSRGQPSGKRRNSFGSVKADHIDQEPTGNTNNNSPLPRFMQATESAKAKTSANNTPRSSPDVHERDVQVTKRHSLPGATGRQVSPRIQQSMSQPQQNPKGYCVQPQPTQERKWVR from the exons ATGGGAAGACCGGCCTCCTGCTTCAAGCTAATTATATGCGGCGGCGATGCGGCGGAGAAGGACGGTTACCAAGTAGCTCAG ATCAAGGATTCTAATGATAAACGTGGTTGGAGTTTCCGCAAGAAATCTGTAACTGCAAAGCAACGTGTGCTTAGCAATACTGTGACTGCAGATTCCTCATCTGCAAATAAGGAGAGTTCACAATGTAATAGTTTTAATTTTGAACCTAACGTTGTTGACAAGGTTTACACAACAAATAACTCTGATAAGAAGCCCAATTTATCCTCCATTGAAAGTTCAGAAACGAATGTCATTGAAGCAGAGAGTAAAAAGGACGTGAATCCCCCAGAATCTGCTGTTATCACTATCCAGGCTGCCATCAGAGGGTTGCTG GCTCAGAGAGATTTAATGCAGATTAAGAATTTAGTGAAATTGCAAGCTGCTGTTCGTGGGCACTTGGTCCGGAGCCATGCTGTAGGAACCCTTCGCTGTGTTCAAGCCATTGCTAAAATGCAGCTTCTCGTTCGAGCTCGTCGGGCTCAGCAATCACAG GAAAATCAAAGCCACATGAGCAAGTCAAATGTGATGGATGCATCCATTGAGAAGCTGCTTAGCAGTAGGTTTGCTCGCCAG CTATTGGAATCAACACCAAAAAATAAACCTATACATGTCAAGTGTGATCCTTCTAAAGCTGATTCTGCATGGAAATGGTTGGAGAGGTGGATGTCTATGTCTTCAAAGTATACTTCAGATGACAAAAAAACAAGTTCCCTGACAGAGGAATCAGAAGTTTATCCACAGACAGCTGACACAAAGCCCAGTGTGGAGGATTCAATTCTACCTTCTAGGGATGAAAAGAAGCCAATTACTCATGATGCTAATAACTTCAGCTTTCAAGCAATCCGCTCTCCATCACCTTCTAAAAAGGCAGTTGAATTTGGTGCTAAAGTAGCCTCAGCAGAAATCGGTTCCTTTAAAGATGAAAAATCAGCATCAGATGTAAGTGCCCGACCAGAGGTTAAATCCCTTCCTCAGAAGCCTGAAATTGATGGTGAGCCGCGCAAACGATCAATGAAAAGATATGCATCAGACCAACTAGAAGCTGAACGAAATAAATCTGGACATGGATCAAGAAAGGTCAGTAATCCTGCATTTATTGCTGCACAGTCAAAATTTGAAGAGCTGAGTTCAATGATAAATTCAGGTAGGACAAGCAGTTTTTCTGATCAAACTGCAGCAGTTGAATCAGAAGCAGACACCTCTTCTGTCAACATGGATAtggcatatagatcaaaagagtTATCTGAGAATTCTGGTCCCTTTTTTTCTAAGCTTGGTGGTTCTCAATGTGGTACTAAACTATCTATTTCTTCCACTCTTGATACACCCAATGTATCCGAGGTTGGTCCTATTGAAGATGACCAAGATGCCAAAGATTTAGAAGGGGTTGGAAATCTTGACAAGAAAACAAACCTTGATGTTGATACCGATATTCCAGGTGCTATTCCATCTTCTCACTTAGCCACTGCTGTTATGGATCAGACAGAAACTGTTGACGAAATCAATGGCATTATGGTTCACTCATCAGTTGCAGTGGACTCTGAAGAGCCTGTTAGCAAGACTGAGAAAAATGCATCTGATGTACAGAGAGATCAAAATGAGGATCCTCTGCAAGGTTTCAGATCATCTCGAGAAGCATCACCTAAAACACACACAAAGGTCCCTGAATCACAAGAAACACCTTCGAGTCAGTTATCTATGAAACCCAAAGACGGCAAAGACAAGTCTAGATCCAACAGTAAACTTGGGACCCCACCAGTGGTTAACAAATCACCTGTAAATGGAAATCATGATTCGAGCTCTAGAGGTCAGCCGAGTGGGAAGCGACGCAATTCATTTGGCTCAGTTAAAGCTGATCACATTGATCAAGAACCTACAGGTAACACAAATAACAATAGTCCTCTTCCCCGTTTCATGCAAGCAACAGAATCAGCTAAGGCCAAAACCAGTGCAAATAACACACCAAGGTCAAGTCCAGATGTGCATGAACGAGATGTTCAAGTTACGAAGAGACACTCGTTACCAGGTGCCACCGGTAGGCAGGTTTCTCCACGCATCCAACAATCGATGTCTCAACCACAGCAGAACCCGAAGGGATATTGTGTACAGCCTCAGCCTACACAAG AGAGAAAATGGGTGAGGTGA
- the LOC112705621 gene encoding zinc finger CCCH domain-containing protein 6 produces the protein MRGLHKSKRVSWASDLDLCQIRLFLSEESPSQVGLNSQDHLQAKTSLLLPPGGTSSDDFLPPGFEGTQASTHFEVDLSQIPVSRWTTPCKIILNLAWQVVAGEESKEVEDQCQREMRVLEAIYPRPSSIPPNPSVSADVEASQCIDSQTTLIPITPMEDEDAATDSISQSNSFELPPGIPNGPNPHTSVQLAHGSLSDALTSVMKNNEHGNLIDPELFNNILKNPEVIEKLVRDYGASNSLQSANNPGSSSVTFSHPSLPSHQVEASAPASVTFSSPNYPSSGGNQVGPVSTQWLPRPPMSQATISSASDVSLPKDVNYYKSLIQQHGEERQETHPYTANRQIQRPMVNHETPQHNSRSRETKSKIMKPCIFFNSSRGCRNGANCAYQHDVTFQSRGSAVPSVQSSKRMKMDSEISS, from the exons ATGCGTGGATTACACAAATCGAAAAGAGTTTCATGGGCCTCCGATTTAGATCTTTGTCAG ATTAGGTTATTCTTATCAGAGGAATCTCCTTCTCAAGTTGGTTTAAATTCTCAAGATCACCTCCAAGCAAAGACATCATTGCTATTACCTCCAGGAGGAACAAGTTCTGATGACTTTCTACCTCCTGGATTCGAGGGAACCCAAGCGTCGACCCATTTTGAGGTTGATCTGTCTCAAATACCAGTGTCTAGGTGGACTACACCATGCAAG ATTATACTTAATTTAGCGTGGCAAGTGGTGGCTGGGGAAGAAAGCAAGGAGGTAGAAGATCAATGTCAGAGGGAGATGAGAGTACTTGAAGCAATTTATCCCCGCCCATCCTCTATTCCTCCAAA CCCATCTGTTTCAGCGGATGTCGAGGCTTCCCAGTGCATTGATAGCCAAACTACCTTGATACCAATTACACCTATGGAAGATGAAGATGCTGCAACTGATTCTATCTCACAATCTAATTCTTTTGAATTACCTCCTGGCATACCAAATGGTCCAAACCCCCATACAAGTGTGCAGTTAGCTCATGGCTCATTATCTGATGCATTAACTAGTGTGatgaagaataatgaacatgGGAATTTGATTGATCCTGAATTATTCAATAATATTCTCAAAAACCCAGAAGTGATTGAGAAACTGGTTAGAGATTATGGAGCCTCTAACAGTTTGCAGAGTGCAAATAATCCGGGGTCATCTTCAGTGACATTTTCACATCCATCTCTTCCTAGTCATCAAGTAGAAGCCAGTGCACCAGCATCAGTTACATTTTCGTCTCCTAACTATCCTTCTTCAGGTGGAAATCAAGTAGGACCTGTTTCTACCCAATGGCTTCCTAGGCCTCCGATGAGTCAAGCTACAATTTCTTCTGCCTCAGACGTCTCTCTACCAAAGGATGTAAATTATTACAAGAGCTTAATTCAACAACATGGAGAAGAGAGACAAGAAACCCACCCTTACACTGCTAACCGTCAAATCCAGAGACCAATGGTGAACCATGAGACACCACAACACAATTCTAGATCAAGGGAAACTAAATCCAAGATAATGAAACCTTGTATATTCTTTAACAGTTCTAGAGGATGTCGAAATGGTGCTAATTGTGCATACCAACATGATGTAACATTCCAATCACGAGGTAGTGCCGTGCCTTCGGTACAAAGTTCAAAGAGAATGAAAATGGATAGTGAGATCAGCAGTTAG